In Mugil cephalus isolate CIBA_MC_2020 chromosome 11, CIBA_Mcephalus_1.1, whole genome shotgun sequence, the genomic window CTGACTGTGCCAGTACGACTAACAATCTTAATTTTCAATTTTTAATAACAGCTTGGACTAGATATACCCACCATCCCCTGGAGATTATTGCTGTAGcaataaacaaatacagtaaCGTTATAAACAGCTTGactaaataaatcagtttaatgTGGCCATGGCAGTGAGACTgtgccaacaacaacagccactcTCAGGTCAGAGCAGAGgggtgaaagtgtgtgtgtggcagatgCCGAATGCAAATATTGTTAACAACCTCTTTAACCAGATAAGCGATAAAGTTTCGAGAGCGCTCAAAAGTGTAACGATGTAGCCTGGATCCAGCCCGACTTCCCCTGACCACAACATGTAAATTCATGTAAATTCTAAATGACGTGGCTTCCCTGGGCTTGTGTAAAaaaactgtgactgtgtgtactGAAGCAACCATTTgttgaacattttaaataaagacattgtGTTGTGTCTGACAGATTCAACACCCCATCCGCGCCATCCTCCCAATCTTTATCACCGTCATTAAGGAGGGTCATCGCTGTCATTTCATCATCATGATGAACCTCAACAGTACTGATTCCTGGCTTTTCATCAATACTTCATTTCCCATTGCGTCTGTAATAGCCAGTCCGACGAACAAAAGTGGCATGGAAGCATATCTCCAGAGACTGGCGCATTTAGACGAGGGACTCTACAATGACTTCTATGGCCTCTGGATTGCACTGATGGTCATAAACTCTCTCATTTTCCTGGTAGGCCATTTTTACAGAAACCCTTTACCCTTCTGCATTTCAACAAAGCTTATCTCACTTGCCTTTGCTCTAAatctcaccttttttttttccaggtgggCATGGTGCTCAACATAGTTGCactttatgttttctgtttccgCACCAAACAAAAGACCACCTCAGTGATCTACACCATCAACCTGGCGGTGACTGACCTCTTGGTGAATCTCTCTCTGCCGACTCGCATTCTCCTCTACTACAGTGGAGGAGCCTGTCTCACCTGCTCCTACCTGCACATCTTCAGCTACTTTGTCAACATGTACTGTAGTATCTTGTTCCTAACCTGCATATGCGTGGACCGTTACCTCGCAATAGTGCAGGTGAGATTTGTCTGTACTTTAGTTACCCTGCTGGTCTCAGTCTCTTCTGAAGGGGAAATAGACTGTCTCGAACACTGAAACAGTCTCATTTTCTTGCAGGTTGAAGCCTCCCGTCGCTGGAGGAACTCCAGTGTGGccaagtgtgtgtgcatctctGTCTGGCTGTTTGCCATCGTGGTCACCTActcctttctctcctctgctttcCAGCACACAGGCTGCTGCCTCTCAAAGCTCCTTTTCCTTACCATCACAGAGTTCTTTCTGCCTCTCGTCATTATTGTGGTCTTCACGTTGCGCATTATGTGGGCCCTGGCCGACCGTCGCCTGATGCAGCAGAGCAGGTTTGTCCAATATCCAAAATGATACAATTCACATACTGAAGCTTTTGGACAGAGAGAAGCATTAAACGCACTGGAGGCCCAGGAATGACCCCATGTCACAGAGGCTGTTTTAACCGTGTTTCCTCAGGGACAGGAGAAAGAGGGCTGTTCACCTTTTGACCACTGTGCTCATTATCTTCACCGTCTGCTTCACACCCTTCCATATCAGACAGGTGAGTGAGCGATAAGTACAGCACGTTGTTTTACAAGTCCTCTTATTTTGTCACCCTCCAATGCTGAGTTGGTCCCGAGACAATTCAAGTGGCCAGAGAAGTTAAAGAAATGCAGCAGGGTTTACCCCATCCAAAGACAGTTGAAATAATCTCAAGTGCCCATGACCTACAGGAACAACATTCGTAGATAATGGGTGGATAGATGGATGTACTGTATCCcagccagcatgtccatgtggggcccaTAAGGGCTGCAGATAAGAGTCCCAAGGGGGTTTATCTGCAGTTTCCATGTTGGCCCCACCTGTGTCTCAAGTGCGTTCTGACTGGGTTTCATGTGGGGCCCAACTTGCTGAGTTGCACAGGACCCATGTAGGCATCATATCTTTGCCCACATGGACAGACTAGACCTTAAAATGGGGCCCAACTTAGAATTTGTCCTGTTTATGCCTCAGCCCACTTACCCCAATTATGTACCTATGGGGCTTATACAGCCGGCCCACATGAGTTTCACATGTGGGGACCACGTACCTCAAACCACAAGGGACCTGCAAAATTTACCCAGTTCAACCCCATGCCCACTCAGTATCCACATAGCCCATATTTAACCCTTGtgggccccacatggacatgctggctgGGATACCAGAGGGATACCATAAGGGATTTGGGAGTTACTGCAGGGGGGTGTGacaatttttcatgttttttttttttgtttgtttgtttgacaaattttaatttctttaaattaatatGAATGTAACATATTGTAGCACATCGATAAATAGATGTAGTAGACGATGTCTTTCAGTCAGAATAGTGCACACATTCCCACAGCAGCTCTCTCAAGCTGGACACGAGACTCAGCACAAGACTAGTCTGGACCACTGAATGCATATAATACCTGTCCTTTCACGGCTCCTGCACGCAAAGAGGAGGATCCTCCCCTGGTgatgctgagccaatcatgatgCTGCATGTTACTTACaggctctgtcaggttccctgttATTAAcagagagcctattcagtccccagctGACAAAGATCCCAGACGGCTGCAGTGTTATTGGAAAAGATGATatcattgtaaaataaaaaaaaataaaaaaataaaatgacttttacTTCACCCACGCATCATCTTCAAGATATTCCTGACTTAATAACACTGCAGCTCTTATCCACAATCACGAACTACTGAGGCCagtatattattatatcaaGTGTATGGACATTGTTATGAGTCAGAATGGATCATTTTATAGCTCGACCAAAGAAATTCCTCAAGCACAAGAGATGCAAGATAGCCGCTAATAGATAGtactatatatatactgtataatagggggtccctgctcaatctcttttcattttcattttttttttttttttatgtcctttcacaacacaaccaaaaaagaactttaaatgaaactaaaaaaacactttttaactGAGTTACTCATAACTCATGTCCACACTCAGGTGATAATCAGTCACGAGCATTGCTTCATTTTAAGAGGCTGCAGGCTAAAGCTTTTGGATCAGATAAGATGTGTAGATAATAAAGCAGCATTCATTAATATGAATGTCTTGTTCGGTGTAAAGATTAAGGTTAATGTGTGACAGCATGGAAACTTGGTTTTGTCTTTTAGGTGGTGGTATATTTCTATCCTGAAATGCCTCATCATGTGATAGTGTACCACTTAACCGTCACTCTCAGCAGTTTGAACAGCTGCATGGATCCCATCGTCTACTGCTTTGTTACAAATAATTTCCAGGTAAGTCACCTCTCTTAGCACGCCCCACCACCGTTCCTCATCCCACGCATCCCGATATCCCTCCTGACTGTCACCTATCCATCCTTCCCTCTAGCCATAATTTGTCCATCCATcgctcattcattttctgaatAATTCACTGCCCTTTCTGCCCCCAGGCCACTATGAGACATCTTTTCCGACGTGCAGAGCCAGAGCATACCAGCGGTGACATCGTCAGTATGCAGCACAGCTCCAAGGCCTCAGGAGGGAACGCCAACACTAATAATGTGATTATGATGACAAAGATTCCCACTGCATTGCAGAGAAACAACCTGGGGAATAACAACACACAGTAAAACTACTTCTTTACAAGGACTGCATGGAAGTAAAGTTACAGAGACATCACAGCCACAGAGATGTTTCTGGACCCTGTAACATGctgaccagtgacaggagcaTCTTTGTGTAATGTCACATAAAGTGCTAAGAACTGTGACTGCTGCCATTAATTTTCAGTATTGAACACCAAACAGTTCACGAAATGCAACACAGTTGGCTCTGGGACCTAAACACTTACACTCTGTACTTGAATAAACTTTAACATTGACAAGAGACATGTTGTGTCCGCAAGTAAACTTCCTCATCATGCCAAGAAACATTCTCGTTATTTTGGACCGGTGTCTTTTCTCCTGTATATACAATAGATTAAAACGTCTGGGTCTTAATAGGAATCGCACAAgaaaattattcttttaaacTTGCCTTCACATAAGATTAAACTACGCAATCCACAACTCAGACATGTATGTTTCCTTTTAAAGTGCTTCAGAAAGGCCCTAAACAGAGGTAGTTTTAATGTGGCAAAAGAAGCAGTGACTGCTGTGAGTTATGTATTGCAGAAGATCTGGCAAGAGTGGTGCAAAACACAAGGgctgcaaatggaaaaaaacgaGGATGGGTGTTTTCTAGATACCTGCTCGGGTCCACTTTGTCATAGAAGTTGTACTGGATCCactttttacagtaaaataagaACAGGAGGAAATTCATCAATATACACCCGTAACAGTTTGAAGGAGATTGGTGTGTTTTTGACTGCATTAAACGTCCATCATAAGCTAAGAGAGAATGACCAGGTTTGTGCTGCAGGCGGCAACATTTCCTTTCAATCCAAGACCAAAGGAAAAGTTATATCACTCACATGGAAGCTGCTTAGA contains:
- the gpr20 gene encoding G-protein coupled receptor 20, coding for MMNLNSTDSWLFINTSFPIASVIASPTNKSGMEAYLQRLAHLDEGLYNDFYGLWIALMVINSLIFLVGMVLNIVALYVFCFRTKQKTTSVIYTINLAVTDLLVNLSLPTRILLYYSGGACLTCSYLHIFSYFVNMYCSILFLTCICVDRYLAIVQVEASRRWRNSSVAKCVCISVWLFAIVVTYSFLSSAFQHTGCCLSKLLFLTITEFFLPLVIIVVFTLRIMWALADRRLMQQSRDRRKRAVHLLTTVLIIFTVCFTPFHIRQVVVYFYPEMPHHVIVYHLTVTLSSLNSCMDPIVYCFVTNNFQATMRHLFRRAEPEHTSGDIVSMQHSSKASGGNANTNNVIMMTKIPTALQRNNLGNNNTQ